The following proteins come from a genomic window of Sorghum bicolor cultivar BTx623 chromosome 3, Sorghum_bicolor_NCBIv3, whole genome shotgun sequence:
- the LOC8074537 gene encoding uncharacterized protein LOC8074537: MATTARKVSVSVSAILLVLAVLSCLLLVHAAGNRRALLPRETPADDTYAGGGGGGQVLPTTGDEEAAVLGLGGDLVADDEETMDTAAARRAGLLQTQDYPGSGPNGRHDPRNPH, translated from the exons atggcgacgacggcgaggaaggtgtccgtctccgtctccgccATCCTGCTAGTGCTGGCCGTGCTCTcctgcctcctcctcgtccacg CGGCAGGCAACCGGAGGGCTCTGCTGCCGAGGGAGACACCAGCCGACGACACCTAcgccggtggtggtggtggtggacagGTGTTGCCGACGACGGGGGACGAGGAGGCCGCCGTGCTGGGATTGGGAGGTGACCTCGTCGCCGACGACGAGGAGACGATGGATACAGCAGCCGCCAGGAGGGCGGGGCTGCTGCAGACTCAGGACTACCCGGGGTCCGGCCCCAACGGCCGCCACGATCCGCGGAACCCGCACTGA